One region of Faecalibacter bovis genomic DNA includes:
- a CDS encoding acyl-CoA carboxylase subunit beta: MIFQTKINTKAEQYLKNKEGMLELLKKLDLHLEESRFQGAEKHIQRAKDKGKLLARERVELLLDQDSFFLELLPLVGLEGKGFGPGGTSVAGIGLVSGRLCMITSNVATNKGGAIDYATLRKSIRIGEIAMENGLPTINLVESAGANLPEQEKIFNFGGTTFRDITRRSKAGFPTISVVFGNATAGGAYVPGMSDYAIFVKDQAKVFLAGPPLVKMATKEVVDDESLGGAAMHSKISGVSDYLAEDEVDGIRIAREIVQFIRPADEMQPDKCAIVEPLYDPNEILGIISPDIKVPYDCRELIARIVDGSEFSEFKPEYGNTLVTGWAHINGYKIGIIGNNGVLFSESANKGAQFIQLCNQSNVPLLFLQNITGFMVGRKYEEEGIIKNGAKLINAVSNCETPTITIMVGSSYGAGNYAMNGQSYQPRFLFTYPNSKIAVMGPEQLAGVMDIIQREAADKTGNPYDEEQAKMMQQFMIMEAEKKSNAWFATSEQFDDGIINPVETRNYLKICMKVIHNKAFNASGKFGIFRM, encoded by the coding sequence ATGATCTTTCAAACTAAAATCAATACGAAAGCTGAACAATACCTAAAGAACAAAGAGGGTATGCTTGAGCTTTTGAAAAAACTTGATCTTCATCTGGAAGAAAGCCGTTTTCAAGGTGCTGAAAAGCACATTCAACGCGCCAAAGACAAAGGAAAATTATTAGCCAGAGAACGTGTCGAATTATTATTAGACCAAGACAGTTTCTTTTTAGAATTATTACCATTGGTAGGGTTAGAAGGAAAAGGATTCGGACCTGGAGGAACTTCAGTTGCCGGAATTGGTTTAGTCTCTGGAAGATTATGTATGATTACTTCTAACGTAGCGACAAACAAAGGTGGAGCTATTGATTATGCGACCCTACGAAAGTCGATTCGTATTGGAGAAATCGCAATGGAAAATGGATTACCAACCATCAATTTAGTTGAAAGTGCTGGAGCCAATTTACCAGAACAAGAAAAAATCTTCAACTTCGGTGGAACTACATTTCGTGATATTACAAGACGTTCTAAAGCAGGTTTCCCAACCATTTCAGTTGTTTTCGGAAATGCAACTGCTGGTGGAGCTTATGTTCCTGGAATGTCTGATTATGCGATTTTTGTGAAAGACCAAGCCAAAGTATTTTTAGCTGGTCCACCATTAGTAAAAATGGCGACGAAAGAAGTCGTAGATGATGAAAGTTTAGGTGGTGCTGCGATGCATTCTAAAATTTCTGGTGTTTCTGATTATTTAGCAGAAGACGAAGTAGATGGAATCCGTATTGCACGTGAAATCGTTCAATTTATTCGTCCAGCGGATGAAATGCAACCGGACAAATGTGCCATAGTTGAACCTTTATACGATCCAAATGAGATTTTAGGAATTATCAGTCCAGATATTAAAGTACCTTACGATTGTCGTGAATTAATTGCGCGTATCGTTGATGGTTCAGAGTTCTCTGAATTTAAGCCTGAATACGGAAATACTTTAGTAACAGGTTGGGCGCACATCAACGGGTATAAAATCGGAATCATCGGAAATAACGGAGTTTTATTTTCAGAATCTGCGAACAAAGGTGCGCAATTTATTCAGTTATGTAACCAATCCAATGTTCCTTTGTTGTTCTTACAGAATATTACCGGATTTATGGTGGGTCGTAAATACGAAGAAGAAGGAATAATTAAAAACGGTGCGAAATTAATCAATGCGGTATCCAACTGCGAAACACCCACAATTACGATTATGGTTGGATCTTCTTATGGCGCAGGAAACTATGCGATGAATGGTCAATCGTACCAACCTCGTTTCTTATTTACGTATCCAAATTCGAAAATTGCCGTAATGGGACCTGAACAATTAGCTGGTGTGATGGATATTATCCAACGTGAAGCGGCAGATAAAACAGGAAATCCATACGACGAAGAGCAAGCGAAAATGATGCAACAGTTTATGATTATGGAAGCGGAGAAAAAATCAAATGCTTGGTTTGCGACAAGCGAACAATTTGATGATGGAATCATTAATCCTGTGGAAACACGCAACTACTTAAAAATTTGTATGAAAGTTATCCACAACAAAGCATTTAATGCTTCAGGTAAATTTGGAATCTTCCGTATGTAA
- a CDS encoding TetR/AcrR family transcriptional regulator yields MSRNTKDNILYNALELFNTRGESEVTLRDIASACEMSLGNLAYHYKNKSYIISALFRNMLEERKQILRKVKELPRFQTLNDQLEPLIDLNYKYRFFYLDSTNIERNHPTIGRLQGRYAKFLINYVHSAMEYTVATENMKPEKIKGHYIKVAEICWTLFNFSIERTRILEESNHVNAKELRLMLWNVIYPLLTEKGFKTLRKVLVQDLESL; encoded by the coding sequence ATGTCAAGGAATACGAAGGATAATATTTTATACAACGCATTAGAGTTGTTTAATACGAGAGGAGAGAGCGAAGTAACATTAAGAGATATTGCTTCAGCTTGTGAAATGAGTTTAGGAAATTTGGCTTATCACTATAAGAATAAGTCATACATTATTTCAGCATTGTTCAGAAATATGTTGGAAGAACGTAAGCAAATTTTACGTAAAGTAAAAGAATTACCACGTTTTCAAACACTGAATGATCAATTAGAGCCATTAATTGATTTGAATTACAAATACCGATTTTTCTATTTGGATTCAACGAACATCGAGCGTAATCATCCAACGATTGGTCGTTTACAAGGTCGTTACGCCAAATTCTTAATCAATTATGTGCATTCGGCAATGGAATATACCGTGGCTACGGAAAATATGAAACCTGAAAAAATCAAAGGACATTATATAAAGGTTGCTGAAATCTGTTGGACATTGTTTAATTTTTCGATTGAACGCACTCGAATTTTAGAAGAATCCAATCATGTCAATGCAAAGGAATTACGATTGATGTTATGGAATGTGATTTATCCTTTGCTAACCGAAAAAGGATTTAAAACCCTTCGAAAAGTATTGGTTCAAGATCTTGAATCACTTTAA
- a CDS encoding acetyl-CoA C-acetyltransferase, with translation MNAYIYDAVRTVRGKGNKNGALLSITPTQLGAQLLMHLKDHKDLDPKLVEDLMLGCVSQVMDQGANIAKTIAQVSNYGDHLCGYTLNRFCGSGLEAINQAAAYTKSGYKNLVLAGGVESMSRVAMGADGGAMAVDPAAALYGMFIPQGVSADLIATREGYSRQDLDAFAVESQRRALNAEKNGYFKSRIPVKDINGFDILTYDENVRESSLESLAKLNPSFEMMGKMGGFDAVAINRYPEVSEINHVHHPGNSSAIVDGAAVAIIGNEEGGKAAGLTPRAKIVSMAMVGTDPTIMLTGPVPATELALKNAGMNINDIDLFEVNEAFAAIPMYLMDKLNVHHDKVNVNGGAIAMGHPLGATGCMLMGTLIDELERRDLQTGLVTLCIGGGMGIATIIERV, from the coding sequence ATGAATGCTTATATCTACGATGCAGTACGAACTGTGAGAGGTAAAGGAAACAAAAATGGAGCCTTACTTTCAATTACTCCGACACAATTAGGAGCGCAGTTGTTGATGCATCTAAAAGACCATAAAGATTTAGATCCAAAACTAGTAGAAGACCTAATGTTAGGTTGTGTTTCTCAGGTAATGGATCAAGGTGCAAATATTGCCAAAACAATTGCTCAAGTTTCGAATTACGGCGATCATTTATGCGGTTATACATTAAACCGTTTTTGTGGATCGGGATTAGAGGCGATCAATCAAGCAGCGGCTTATACAAAATCGGGGTACAAAAATTTAGTATTAGCAGGTGGAGTAGAAAGTATGTCGCGTGTGGCCATGGGTGCTGATGGTGGAGCAATGGCAGTAGATCCTGCAGCAGCTTTATATGGTATGTTTATTCCACAAGGGGTATCAGCCGATTTGATTGCAACAAGAGAAGGGTATTCACGTCAAGATTTAGATGCTTTTGCTGTAGAGTCGCAAAGAAGAGCGTTGAATGCAGAGAAGAACGGTTATTTCAAATCGAGAATCCCCGTAAAAGATATTAATGGGTTTGATATTTTAACGTACGATGAAAATGTACGTGAATCATCGTTAGAGTCATTGGCTAAATTAAATCCATCGTTCGAAATGATGGGGAAAATGGGCGGATTTGATGCAGTAGCTATCAATCGTTACCCAGAAGTTTCAGAAATTAATCACGTTCATCATCCAGGAAATTCTTCGGCTATTGTCGACGGTGCTGCAGTGGCAATCATCGGAAACGAAGAAGGAGGAAAAGCAGCAGGTTTAACGCCAAGAGCAAAAATTGTTTCGATGGCAATGGTAGGGACTGATCCAACGATTATGTTAACAGGTCCGGTTCCAGCAACTGAATTAGCGCTGAAAAATGCAGGAATGAACATTAATGATATTGATTTATTTGAAGTGAACGAAGCTTTCGCTGCGATTCCAATGTATTTAATGGATAAGTTAAATGTACACCACGACAAAGTCAATGTCAATGGTGGAGCCATCGCCATGGGGCATCCACTTGGTGCAACAGGTTGTATGTTGATGGGAACATTAATCGATGAGTTAGAACGCCGCGATTTACAAACAGGTCTTGTGACACTTTGTATAGGTGGTGGAATGGGTATCGCAACGATTATCGAACGTGTTTAA